A region of the Methylomagnum ishizawai genome:
TCATCCTGCCATGCGGGCCTGGCGGCCTTGCTGGCGGCGGAAACCGGGGCGCATACCCAGGTGGCGGCGTTCTTCGACCACGAGGAGGTCGGCAGCGAGAGCCACAAAGGGGCGCAAGGCGGTTTCCTGGCCGATGTGCTGGAACGGATCGCCCACGGCCTGGGGCTGGGCGCGGCGGATTACAAACGGGCCTTGGCCCAGGGCTTCCTGGTCAGCGCCGACGCCGCCCACGCCTACCATCCCAATTTCCCCAACGCCTACGAACCGGCCCATGGCCTCAAGGTGAACGGCGGTCCCGCCATCAAGCTCAACGCCAACCAGCGCTACGCCACCGACGGCCTGGGCGAGGCGCGGTTCATGCGGCTGTGCGAACAGGCCGGGGTGCCCTATCAAAAATACGCCCACCGCACCGACCTCGCCTGCGGCTCCACCATCGGCCCCATGACCTCGGCCCGGCTGGGCCTTCCAGCGGTGGATTGCGGCTGCCCGATGTGGGCCATGCACAGCGCCAGGGAAAGCGCCGGGGTGTTGGACCAGGCGTGGTTCGCCCAGGTGTTGCGGCAATTCCTGGACGTGGCCGAATTGCCCTGATCCGGCCCCGCGGCTATCCGTGGTCGTGTCCCTCGTCGACCTCGACCTGCCCCGACATGCGCCGCCAGATATGGGCCCAGGACATGCCTATCGCCAACACGGCGGCGATCAACACCAAGGCCACATAGGCCATGGCCTCGCCCTGGGCCGAGAGCCAACCCAGGTCGAACAGCAGCCAGGCCAGCGAGCCCAGGAAAGCCCCGGCCAGCGCGATGCCCAAGAACCCGAGCGATTCCAGCGTGGCGTGCAGGAACAATACCCAGCC
Encoded here:
- a CDS encoding DUF6524 family protein translates to MFGFTLRFLAALVLVFATWNPSPWNYVRWATATGWGAPEAFAGVVLLIGWVLFLHATLESLGFLGIALAGAFLGSLAWLLFDLGWLSAQGEAMAYVALVLIAAVLAIGMSWAHIWRRMSGQVEVDEGHDHG